GCGCGTTGAGTCCGAggcccccccccacacaggaGTCGGGAGTCACTGAGCGGGAGCAGAAGAGCGAGACGGAGCGCAGGAACCCTGAGAGAGAATGCTgcatgaaaacactgaaaacattctgTGACAAGGCTTTCCCCAGAATTGTGGCCATTTTGTGTCCATGAATTACGGAAGTTTGGTTGCAAGTTTCAGTTGCAATTATTAACATACTCGAGCAAACTCAGCCCTTAATATATCTATTGCCATTTCACAAATATACTCCTTATGGTGTTCATAAACATTCTCACAAATATTTATCTGATCTTAGATTGAACACACTGAGTATGGTAAATTTCAGTAAGCCGTACGGGCAGGGTTCCGGTCCACACAGGAAGTGGTAGCTGCCCCGGGTGAAGGCTGTCTCAGCACACCCAACAGGGATGAGCTGCTGAAATACGTCAGGATGGCATCATCAACCTGAGAGTAAAACGCAGGACGTTCAGCACATTAGCACAGAACAGTTACTAATGAGATGTCCTCATCTTAATTGCAAGAAAAGGGAAGATATAGTTACTTCCTTACTCTATAGAAAGCTGAAGCTGTGGTGCTGGAGAGGAGATTATCTTGTTGCGAGAATGAGTAAGAGTCCTGAACCCTGGGAAGTGAAGACAGAGCTGGAAGGGCCTGAGCATCTTTCGGCTGAACTGCAGTGACAGCAACAGGGGAAAGATGACAGTTAATACAGTGCCTGTTTACAACCACCgttacattaacatttcagttggagaaacagagaaggaagaaagaaatgaCACTATGAGTAATGGTATCTAACCCTGGACAGAGTACAGTGAGAAAGTGACGAAATTACTGATTGAAAGGGATGACGGTCTACCTTCACTTCGGACACAGAAGTATGAGTCATTGACTGTGATGAGGTCAGGGTCTACATTTCCTCTGAACATCAACCAGCTTTCAATGCATACACCAGACCTGCAACACAACACCTTGTTCCAAAACGCAATCACCTGTAGGACCTCTGCAGACATCTGGTGTTTTACTGAAGAACCTAGTATTTTTGTGCACACTTACATGAAACTGTGAACTTCAGTTGTGAAAACCACAGcatactgctactgctgctattACCAGTAATAATAACTTCCAGGCAGAACACTACAATAACACTTCATCAAACAGAATTAtgcagaaaatgtaacattttttagATGTGACACTAAAGAATTGTGAAAGGTAAAATCAATGTGTGAAACAATGCAAGCATCCAGGCTGAAAACGACAGTGGAGAGGAAAAGGCTCTTCAGTGCATGCAATTCCCTCCATCTACATTTAGTTGCCCTGTAAACCCTCTCACCTCTGGTCACCTTCACAACCAGAGAAGACAGAACCCAAGTCATTCATGTCACAGTCACTGgtatcacagcaacagccaaTATCGCACAAGCCAGGGGTCACATCGCAGGTGCACCCTGAGAGAAAGCATGGAGGACAGATTAATACAGTACCTGTACACTGTCAGACAAGGCACACGGAAGCTTTAACAATGGCAACAAAACAGGGCACAgatcaacacaaaaacagtgacCAATGGGACAGCACGTGATCACTAATTGAGAGCCACAAAACTATACGATTCGAGAAGAAGAAAGATAATCATACCTGGGATGTTAGCAATAGTTGGAATAAAAGCTGTCTCGGTGGAAGCATCAGTTGGGATTACATTTGTTTCGGTGGTGGCATCAGTTAGAATTCTATCTGTGTCTGTGGTAGCGTAAATTGTGGTCTTAAGCGAGTCTGTGGTAGCCTCCGGGGTCACTGTTTCAAAGGAACCGGGTGACGTGGAGTCAAATTCGGTCACAGCCTGTGATTTTTCTTCCGTTGGAAAGACTGTGTAGATGACCGGCTTTTTGGTCGAACCATCTGTAGTTACTGATGGAAGTTCTGTCGGATTCGCAGTTAAAGTGTCAGGAACAGTGGGCTGCGTCAACACTCTGCCGTTCGAACATATGGACAGAATGATTGAGAACTGTACCGCGCGGGATAAAAGCAAAGTAGCCATTAATTTAGCAGCTAGACAAGAGAGGGAAAAGTATGCAATGAAACCGTGATCAGACGGAACCACAACACATAGCTAACCAAAGTATTTCAATAACGACGTAAACTGGAAGGCTAGAAAAGCTCACTCGCTACTCGCAGTCTAGCATTCAGTTGCAATTTTCCAAAACATAACAAGCATCTAGCGAGCCAGTTTTGAAACATCCCATTTAACTACATACTTTAAAACGAAAAAAATCATAACGTTACGTTTTCCCAAATGTTCACTTTTAAGATATCACTAAAGACGTTGACATGGTAAGCTTGCATTCGTCTCTTAGGAACCCCTTTTTTAAGACGACGTGATGACGTTTTTCCCAATACGCTCTTCAGGCGCGTCGGCCGCCATAGTGTCCAAATGCCTCAAATTTAGAGCGAGAGGGGATGGGTTATAGGCTCATTCGCTCAACAGCTTACGCCGAGTCTACAAAACTAAGATGCGAAGGACCTTAGTacggagaaaagaaaaatgtgtttccagtGGTCGCTAGAAGTtctacattaaatataaaatggttTGACATAATAGTGACGTAACCTcgtaaaatatttcaattccGAGTAAGCACAAGCATACTGACAGATCACCGCCAGATCCATTACACGCAGcatctgcatttacatttatttatccaaagtgacgtacaaaagtgcatacagtaagtatagtgacagtacggggacaggatgtgtacagtcccacaatgagacagtagttctcagctgagaacaaAGTCTGAGGACACAAACGAGTAACGTTATATTTTAGGAAGGtgaaagcgttttttttttcttttttttttggagatcCAAGTTCGTCCTGCAGCAACTCAGAAATGCGTCATCAACAGCAGCTGCGCTGTAGTTTTAACTAGAGCGTGCGGTTGCTAGGAAACAGTTGTTTCATTGTCGGGGGGTCTATAATACGTATATATTGAGCGAAAGAACAGAGAATAAAATATCCAAAATATAGAGGAAACAAACAGTGTCAAAGACTGACAAAAGTTAAGGTGAGTCGGGGATGTAATTCTGTTAACTAAGTGTACATGGTTAGCTAGGTATTACTAATAGACTTAATATTCGCGGTTGCTaggtaacattagctaactgcagctaattagctaaccTACCTAACGAACGTTAGTTACTATGGATAAAATGGGCAACTTAACTAACATTAGCTGGCTACCATCCAATTTCAGAAGCTTTCTAGGTACCGATCCAGCTAGCTGTAATGAAACTTGTTTTAGTCTGTAGTTAATTCCTTTATTTGTGTCTTCTTCTCAGATGTCGGGCGCGTTTTCTTCTCCCGCGAGGAACGGAATGTTGACAGCTCCGCCTGTTGAAGCTGTTAATGACCTGCCTCAGAATTCAGAACACAAACCTGAGCAGACTGACATGCTCACCAGTAACACTGACACTAACACAGACACGGACACGGAAGCAGGCAGTACCTTAGacactgacagtgaaacagagtgTGACttggacacagagagacacacagatagTCCTGGATGCGCTGGACAGACTGATGCTGACAACAACGATAATGTCACACAAAGTGACACActtagagagacagagacagatacaagcacagacagacagcccaGAACTAAAGGAGACCTCCACATacgctctgtgctgtgagtttgTCTACAGCATCTCCATAGCTTGGGTCTGGTGTACATTACACATGAAAGTAGTTTCAACAGTTAGATAATGAAATGGTTATTACTGTGTTCAGTTACTTGCCTGAGTCTTCAAtgtctttttcctctcccttgtgTGGTTATTCAGGTTAATGTTTTACTCCTTCACAGCTACCTTACAATCTGTCTGGATAGCTAACAAAGATTCATTGAGAGAGTGAATGATCAAATCTGTTCACAACAATCTAAAGAAAGCAATGATGTGGTACAATCCCAAAGGTGTTAATgttctgaaaatacaaaattttaaagtcatatataaatatatacatcacACACCAGCAGTCAAAAAGCAGCTTTGCACCTAGTACAATGTGAGTGGTATCTCTGTGGGAATTTTCCTGTAGTTAGGCAGCATTGATGTTTGATGTTACCAACGGCAAAGACGGCAAAACCAAATTTGTAAAGCTGGGTGCTTGCTGGCCATTCTGGTGGGTTGTGAAagggcttctctctctcagggaatGTGGGCGTGAGGTGATGGTCTGCCAGTTCAACAATGAAGGTACTCTTCTGGCAGTTGGACTCAGTGATGGGACTATTAAGGTACATTTTCACTTCTGTCATTTcttaatgaaaataacaaagatCTTACAAAACAATCTTCCCTGATCTGAAGTCATTTTAAATACCGATTGGAAGGTACCTCTCAAATCTGCACAATTGCAAGTTTAGTTCACCAGATTTTCTCACCACTTTcttcttgttattatttatgattCATTTTACAGAGGCATCTTCACAAGGTGATAAAATGTGCAGTCCACTCACTTTTATAACAGTATCTCTGTCTTCCCCTGGCAGGTTTACAGTATAGACAGTGGCAGCCTTGTGCAAACcctgaaggacagagacagcattctgtctcctcttcctgtcacagcGCTACGATTCTCTGTTAGCCTCCAATCTCACAGCCTCCTGCTGGCCACATGTGAGCACTGCATGTTTGGATGTCCCTCATATTGTCTTTCaaccctccttctctctcacagctaTGTGTCTGCTAATTAATCTCTATGTTTCCCTCTTGTCAGATGCTAGTGGCAATGTGAGATGCTGGTATGTGTGGGCACGAGACTATATATGGGGGctgagagaggtgggagagagcaaTGTAAGGGAAGGGGGTCAGAGACAgaccctctctctgaccctctctACATCTGGTGAAGCAATGGCTACCGGTGGATCAGATTCTGTAATACATCTCTATGACCTTCACACTCACCAAAGACTGCACACTTACAGTGCCAGGTAAGTATGACATCTACATGAGCCAAGATAATTCTGCAGTTTATTTACCATGATTACATGTATCTTTATGATAAATCTCACATttgtatattatacattatcTCCTTGCACCTTCTTTCAGCTCTAACAGAACAGTTATGGATGGGCATCGTTTTCGAGTGTTTGCAGTGAATTTTCAccccaacagagagagagagttcattTCAGGAGGATGGGACAACACTATTCAAGTAAGTAGACTGCAGCTTGTGGATCTTGttataaaataaatctgtaagTCTCATGAAAGcagaaatacattaataataacagtttgttgaaaaaatactttctgTAAACAACaatgttaattttaatgttcaataacatttgaaataaacactgCTCCACAAGACACCACCAAAAAACAGATAAAGGTAACACCAAATTATAACAGaattataaaatacaaaacacataaaatatactcatttattatatattctACCATTATATACTAATTTATGTAGGTCTGGCAAGAACATGAGGGCATATTAACTGCTGTTATTAAGTGCaatcagtgggaaaaaaaatgtaggttaaaatgtaaatgtttatttctgtcataaTTGCTGCTGTCGAGAGTTATGGCATTTAAAGTTCTGTCAAGAGTACTCCTGACACttggatttgttttgaaaggacCTTTTATGTGGTGGATTTTGTGGACAACTTACGTATTACTGTACTCTCCATAAGTAGTAATTACACCTCAAAAGAATGGTCAACCTCCAGTCCCTGGACAAACATCAGCGCAGACTGTCTGGGTGTCGAACCTCAGATTTGTCATTGTGCTAGATGTACAGGATAGGCAAAGTGACAGACTTAGATAGGCTGAATGGCTTATTCTCATTAGACTTTTTCATGATCATGTTTGTCTGACCATGCTGAATATGACAAATTCTGTGCAAGTAACATACAGTTTTTACCCTCATTCTGATTATATCTATCACTGCAGTTCTGGGATACCAGACAACAGAACTCTGTCAGGTAAGACTGACTGGATTTAATTTCCTCTTCATATTAGTCTTTGTTGGAATAGTGCATCTCTGTACAGTCAGTCCATCGAGATACATTGTCGTATAATGTATCTGTGGCCTATACTCtgtatgttgtgtgtttattgtttcttttcctctcagGATGGTACTAGGTCCACATGTGTGTGGGGACTGTCTGCAGATTGACCCGGTGGCCAATCATATCCTGTCTGGGTCCTGGAGAAAAGAGAAGGCCCTTGAGGTAGTGGCAGCATCAAAACACCAGAAACCCCACTCTGTACATTGTGTCGTGATTTTGATCTGTACAGAAGAACATAGAACATAGCCATCGCAACACAGTCTTACAGGAAGTATATAAATGTCCATAGCAGTGTCAATGTAGTCATATTTTGGAGTTTCTCTCCATGTCAGTGTGAATATATGGTAATGGTCTGTGGAGCTGTATATTTTACTGACCCTTTACGTCTTTCTTTGAGATCTTTGATTATGATTCAGGTCAGAAAATATCAGAGGCCCCCAACGATCCTCAGGGACAGAGCAGAGTAAGTCTCTCCTTGTtcacacatttctgtctgtcttttcacaacttttgtctttctgtcttttgtgcAAAAAGACATCATACGCCAAAGATAGGTGTCAGTAAAAGTACTATATTAGGTTATTTCCAGAGTTCCTCctaattataatttataattaaatgtgagtttgtatatgtatatatgtatgtgtctatATATGTCTACATGTctatatattacacatatgtAATATCTTCACAGATCTACACTTGTCACTGGCTGGGCCAAGATCACATTATAGCAGGTGGTAGCCAGTCAAATATGCTGAGAGTCATCGACCGCCAGACCTTGTTGGTTAGTAGATGGACCTCATCTGTATATATGTCTGTTCCATACAGTGTCACAGTTTGTTAGCATGTGATgattctttcctttcttctaAACTCAGTGTGTTTCCAGACTGATTGGTCTACCTTCAGCGGTGTTCAGTTCCAGTGTCTGTCCAAAGGGAAGGTGGATGGGATTAATCGCAGCCTCTTCAGGGAAAAGAGTCTTCCTGTTGAACAGGAGCAATCAGTGAATCAGGACTGAACTAATTTTTCCTCAAGACaaaggaaatataaatataccaTTGGCTGTTTTGTACTACATGATTTATTGTCCcaacataattttttaaaaatgtttcaccatcattttctgtttgataGCATACTTGGACTTGTTGTTATGTTCTCAGTCTTCTGTGCCAGCACTGCTTTACTTCTAACTGTATTTAGAACTGGTTGGTCTTCCTCTAAAGGAATGTTCTTTTAATACTCCTGAAGGAAATTGTTTTTGGTAACTTTACATAAGCAGTTCCCAGCTGGTTGCATGAGTCTGAGAATCAGCAACCTATGTTTTACAGCTTTTCTtgtgatatttttgttgttgttgttgttaaatggAATTGACTTTATACTCCGTACTGATAAATCAGtaaatcaaaaaataattaGGGTCACAAACTGATAAATAGTTTTTGTCCCTtgtcattgcaaaaaaagtgaGCATTGAGCAAGTATGTATAAAGTATACATTCTAAGCAGAATTTATTTTCCCtaattacattttgtgaatatgttatttagaaaaaaaaataaatttctttaTTCCACATCTCTATGTGCTTCAGctgattttgctttgtttgccttttGCATATTGCACTGTGACTCTACTGCATGATTTATACACAATTCTTTCCATTGTATGTTCTTAAAGTGGAATtttatacatttgcatttttaaaattcatgtcCTCACTGTGCCATAGTACATGTTCATACTGACAAGCACTCTAAAAGTAAGCAAGAAAGAAAGTTAATTTGTAATTCCTTTGTGGTTCCATAACTTTACTGCAATGGAATAACAAACTCTACTGCAGTGGAATTATCACGCAAGTCCCAGAGGGCTGAGGGGAGTAGGTGTTACACTTGTAGAAcatgtgtgttttcagcatCCTTCAACTCAGACAGTATGTGCCACggaatcagtttttttttgtatcgcATGCTTGCCATCATCAGCACACCTGTCTGGACCAAAATTGTACcaaaaattgtgaaattgtgaaaattCAAAAAATTATGTGTTCCAGAAGACAAGTAACAGGTACTTCTAAAGTAAAAGGTACTTTACTTATCCACTGCTACAACTATCTTGTCAGCTGGTTGCCTGTGGATATTTGCCATGCATAGCTTGCCACCTGGACACTGTATATCACTTACCACACAATTGTGTTGCCTAGGTCATAGACTTGAATCAGTGCTGCACTAAGCTGACAGGAGCCTATTCAGGTTGGATTTTGCTCTACTTCGCCTCCCTGGTGATCCCTGTAGCTGTCTGGGACCTCAGTTTGGAGTTATTCTCTATATGCTATAGTAGCAGTGGAAAAGAGGACAGATGATAGGTCATCATCAAACAAGGTCCCACATGGCTAGGCACTGCTATATCTGATTTGTGGACCCTGGGCCAAATATTTGGCTCTGGTGCTGTGTTTTGACCCTGGGTTTGTACCTTTGCATCTTGATAAAATGCCCACATGCAACTTAAGGATGGTTCTGAGGGCTGGAACTGAAGCTACACCTCCCCTGTGAACATATGTTTTTAGTCAAACTTCAGGACAGCAGTACCTTAGGACAGCAGTATATTAAATTTGGCTGATTGAACAGTGCACACTTTATATTAAGCAGCAGCTATCTCTTTATTGTCACTGtataatgattttatttttgaaaattatataTTTCCTCCAGATGTCACTGTTGCCCAACAATACATTAAGACTTTCACTATCTTACAGTTAATAGGTAAATTCTTTTGAatatcacaaataaaaacagcttgagtattaaataaattatacttTATTTAATAGTGTGGTAGTCAAGAGAGAATGTTTTACTTTAGTTTCCAAAAATGAACTTAAGATAAAGGACACTGTGATTCCACAATGCAACCCAGTTTTATGTCCCAGCTTTATGATAAAACATTTATcctttattaatgtattaaaataggTGTGAAAGATGAGGCTTCCTTTATCCCCAAATACACTgcactttaaacatttaaatgtagtcAGTAACTTGCTTTTGTGATGAACGGTTGCGAAATGTTTATGGCAGAGCTTGATCAATCAACTTAAGTTGAAACCGCTTAATCATAATTATCATTGTTTACCTGCTGTGATTGTCACTGTCTGCATTTGAGAGAAGGTAAGTTATTGGATAACAAGTCACACCTGCCTAAGTAGCAgtaattaaatacaggtgtgaaTAGTTTTGCAAGTCAGTGTTGTGACTCAAGATAATGTACTGGAGCTTGGTTTGCAAATTCTTAAATTTTATACTTTTTCCTAACCCTAAAGTGCCTATAAAATTGCATATATACAATCAATATCTGCTGCATAAAACTAATGGCATGTCacttaaacatttaattatcaATTATCAAAGGTAAAATACTTTAATACTGTTTGATTCTATACTGCTGTGACATAAGCAAGCAAATGTAATCTGAAGCAAGTATTTCATTGGTCTGAGGAACTACCACTCAATGAGAATGAGAATATATTGCATTTCGGAAAGAAGGCAAAACTATAAATTATAGCTATCGGTTTTGATttggttttcaaataaatgcagCTTTGAGATACAAATGCATGATTCTATGCTCAAACACTGTACCATATTATTAGGTCTGTGTGCAAAATTGCAGTACAATAGTACATACTTTAGTGCATCtctattgtgtgtgtttctacaatttctgttttaatgagaATGTCAATATGTACCAGAGTATGCTTATTTAAACTTtataatgtgtgcatttgtgtcagtATGTATGCTGTGCAGTCAGAATGCCAGCATGAGATTGGAAACCTTTGTGTGGAGTTGCTGTTTAACACAGTGCTCCTGGACTTATTACAGAGAAATGCTCCCCAGTCATGATGATTATGCTACTTTAGTTCAAAGTCAACTGACTCCAGGGAGTGTCTGCCAGTGGTCAGCTCCACAAGGTTATACATTCTATGCTAAAAGAAAAACTAGTGTGATAGCACACAGTCTTTTGTAATACTATAAATAAAGGTGTTCTGggtctttttaaaaacatgcaaaccCTGTATAAATCTGTACTtgtgctgcactgttttttCATCTCCACTCCAGCAGAGAATGTTTCAGACATTCCCTCAAATTCTGAGTCTAGCCGTAAGataatattgttgttattataatgGAATCCAGTCAGGAAGTTGCATAAGAGGTTGCTGGTAAAGTTCAGGGTCCCCCTGCAACCTCATCAGGCAGAGAAGGGAAAGAGTGAGGAAGTGTCCAGACACAGAAAA
This genomic stretch from Megalops cyprinoides isolate fMegCyp1 chromosome 1, fMegCyp1.pri, whole genome shotgun sequence harbors:
- the LOC118783699 gene encoding serine-aspartate repeat-containing protein C-like — encoded protein: MSGAFSSPARNGMLTAPPVEAVNDLPQNSEHKPEQTDMLTSNTDTNTDTDTEAGSTLDTDSETECDLDTERHTDSPGCAGQTDADNNDNVTQSDTLRETETDTSTDRQPRTKGDLHIRSVLECGREVMVCQFNNEGTLLAVGLSDGTIKVYSIDSGSLVQTLKDRDSILSPLPVTALRFSVSLQSHSLLLATCEHCIC
- the LOC118789955 gene encoding katanin p80 WD40 repeat-containing subunit B1-like, producing the protein MATGGSDSVIHLYDLHTHQRLHTYSASSNRTVMDGHRFRVFAVNFHPNREREFISGGWDNTIQFWDTRQQNSVRMVLGPHVCGDCLQIDPVANHILSGSWRKEKALEIFDYDSGQKISEAPNDPQGQSRIYTCHWLGQDHIIAGGSQSNMLRVIDRQTLLCVSRLIGLPSAVFSSSVCPKGRWMGLIAASSGKRVFLLNRSNQ